Proteins from a single region of Streptomyces spectabilis:
- the cdgB gene encoding diguanylate cyclase CdgB, with amino-acid sequence METESEPYVRLATLRQLHQVVAELNTARSLADTLQTVADGVVNGLGYELACVNLVRPDGDLVVAAFAGNPAAEALITGRVGSRESWDRRLAMGEAWGALRFIPHTEGWVLDEDDVPQWYTEGPEPRFEDEWHPSDRLFAPMYATGGSGGELLGVISVDRPRNGRRPGAWGREALQMYAFQAAIAISNARLRANMQRALVRLEREQQALRASEESFRQAFEYAPSGMAIAEMGGDQHGRILRTNDALCRLLGRPASAMRRHSFSDLVHPEDIGTLLRTSAEGGRAELRFGRRDGTYVWVSLRNSVVADAADGPRFLLTHVEDIEERKRRELQLAHRASHDSLTGLPNSAELRARLSARLCRRPHAGQPSTVDSLDAAYDNSGLYGGVHAAAHGHEHGHAAPPGAQHGAHGEFDHHVHTVAPPEESEADDGTKGLAVLFCDLDGFKSINDRFGHHTGDAVLIEVARRLTSGVRDGDTVARLGGDEFVVLADGLGRADAQDLAVRLRNAIIPPIRVDGRAVRVGASFGIGWAHCGMSADEVLHSADQRMYVEKRSRAKQHRRAG; translated from the coding sequence ATGGAGACCGAGTCGGAGCCGTACGTCCGTCTTGCGACCCTGCGGCAGCTGCACCAGGTGGTGGCGGAGCTCAACACGGCCCGCAGCCTCGCGGACACGCTGCAGACCGTCGCCGACGGCGTGGTGAACGGCCTGGGCTATGAGCTGGCGTGCGTCAATCTCGTGCGCCCGGACGGCGACCTCGTCGTCGCCGCCTTCGCCGGCAACCCCGCGGCCGAGGCGCTCATCACCGGCCGCGTCGGCTCCCGCGAGTCCTGGGACCGCCGCCTCGCCATGGGCGAGGCCTGGGGCGCCCTGCGCTTCATCCCGCACACCGAGGGCTGGGTCCTCGACGAGGACGACGTGCCGCAGTGGTACACCGAGGGCCCCGAGCCCCGCTTCGAGGACGAGTGGCACCCCTCCGACCGGCTCTTCGCCCCCATGTACGCGACCGGCGGCTCCGGCGGCGAACTGCTCGGCGTGATCTCCGTGGACCGGCCGCGCAACGGCCGCAGGCCCGGCGCCTGGGGCCGCGAAGCCCTCCAGATGTACGCCTTCCAGGCCGCGATCGCCATCAGCAACGCCCGGCTGCGGGCCAACATGCAGCGGGCCCTGGTCCGCCTGGAGCGCGAGCAGCAGGCGCTGCGGGCCAGCGAGGAGTCCTTCCGGCAGGCCTTCGAGTACGCGCCGAGCGGCATGGCCATCGCCGAGATGGGCGGTGACCAGCACGGCCGCATCCTGCGCACCAACGACGCGCTGTGCCGCCTGCTCGGCCGCCCCGCCTCCGCGATGCGGCGCCACTCCTTCTCCGACCTGGTCCACCCCGAGGACATCGGCACCCTCCTGCGCACCTCCGCCGAGGGCGGCCGCGCCGAGCTGCGCTTCGGCCGCCGCGACGGCACGTACGTCTGGGTGTCGCTGCGCAACTCCGTCGTCGCGGACGCCGCGGACGGGCCCCGGTTTCTGCTCACGCACGTCGAGGACATCGAGGAGCGCAAGCGGCGCGAGCTCCAGCTCGCGCACCGCGCCTCGCACGACTCGCTCACCGGCCTGCCGAACTCCGCCGAGCTGCGCGCCCGGCTGAGCGCCCGGCTCTGTCGCAGGCCGCACGCGGGCCAGCCGAGCACGGTGGACTCGCTCGACGCGGCGTACGACAACAGCGGCCTGTACGGCGGCGTGCACGCGGCCGCGCACGGACACGAACACGGGCACGCCGCACCGCCCGGCGCGCAGCACGGCGCGCACGGGGAGTTCGACCACCACGTGCACACCGTCGCCCCGCCCGAGGAGAGCGAGGCCGACGACGGTACGAAGGGGCTCGCCGTCCTCTTCTGCGACCTCGACGGCTTCAAGTCGATCAACGACCGCTTCGGGCACCACACGGGCGACGCCGTCCTCATCGAGGTCGCACGCCGTCTGACCAGCGGTGTCCGCGACGGCGACACGGTGGCGCGGCTCGGCGGCGACGAGTTCGTGGTCCTCGCCGACGGGCTCGGCAGGGCCGACGCGCAGGACCTCGCGGTCCGGCTGCGGAACGCCATCATCCCGCCGATCAGGGTCGACGGCCGGGCCGTCCGCGTGGGCGCCAGCTTCGGCATCGGCTGGGCGCACTGCGGCATGTCGGCGGACGAGGTGTTGCACTCCGCCGACCAGCGGATGTACGTCGAGAAACGTTCCCGTGCCAAGCAGCACCGGCGGGCCGGATAG
- a CDS encoding flavin reductase family protein, whose product MVADLTLNTQPPPAPSTPHPVGVSNDEFRAAMSRLAAGVVLVTAQEPPLDPDDPMAPAGEDVGMTATAFLSVSLEPPLVMVSLRTGSRMDDLLAEQPLWAVSVLTESQRHIAGRFAMKGRISDRLLFDDIAYARGRASGAPLVGGALATLECRTEQTVAAGDHTLVIGRVLTAELPSADGGPLLYFRGRYRQLG is encoded by the coding sequence GTGGTTGCCGATCTGACCTTGAACACACAGCCCCCTCCCGCCCCGTCCACCCCTCATCCTGTGGGGGTGAGCAACGACGAGTTCCGGGCCGCCATGTCCCGCCTGGCCGCGGGCGTGGTCCTGGTGACCGCGCAGGAGCCCCCGCTGGACCCGGACGACCCGATGGCACCGGCCGGTGAGGACGTCGGCATGACGGCCACCGCGTTCCTCTCGGTCTCCCTGGAGCCGCCCCTGGTCATGGTCAGCCTGCGCACGGGCTCCCGCATGGACGACCTGCTCGCCGAGCAGCCGCTGTGGGCCGTGTCGGTCCTGACCGAGAGCCAGCGGCACATCGCGGGCCGCTTCGCCATGAAGGGCCGCATCAGCGACCGGCTGCTCTTCGACGACATCGCCTACGCGCGCGGCCGGGCCAGCGGCGCGCCCCTGGTGGGCGGCGCGCTCGCCACCCTGGAGTGCCGCACCGAGCAGACGGTGGCCGCGGGCGACCACACCCTGGTGATCGGCCGCGTCCTGACGGCGGAGCTGCCGAGCGCGGACGGCGGGCCGCTGCTGTACTTCCGGGGGCGGTACCGGCAGCTGGGCTGA
- the arfB gene encoding alternative ribosome rescue aminoacyl-tRNA hydrolase ArfB: MSGREHVIRGSVVLPEAELMWRFSRSSGPGGQHVNTSDSQVELRFDLERTDALPEVWKQRALERLASRLVDGVVSVRASEHRSQWRNREAAAVRLASLLAEATAPPPKPRRATRIPRGINERRLREKKRRAETKQGRTGKGWQ, encoded by the coding sequence ATGTCTGGTCGGGAACACGTCATCCGCGGCTCGGTCGTCCTGCCGGAGGCCGAGCTCATGTGGCGTTTCTCGCGCTCCTCGGGGCCCGGCGGCCAGCACGTCAACACCAGCGACTCGCAGGTCGAGCTCCGCTTCGACCTGGAGCGCACCGACGCGCTGCCCGAGGTGTGGAAGCAGCGGGCCCTGGAGCGGCTCGCGTCCCGGCTCGTCGACGGCGTCGTGAGCGTACGGGCGAGCGAGCACCGCTCCCAGTGGCGCAACCGGGAGGCCGCGGCCGTCCGCCTCGCCTCGCTGCTCGCGGAGGCCACCGCGCCGCCCCCCAAGCCCCGGCGCGCGACCCGCATCCCGCGCGGGATCAACGAACGGCGGCTGCGGGAGAAGAAGCGGCGCGCGGAGACGAAGCAGGGCCGCACGGGCAAGGGCTGGCAGTAG
- a CDS encoding TerD family protein, translating to MAVSLSKGGNVSLTKEAPGLTAVTVGLGWDVRTTTGTDFDLDASAIAVNTQGKVYSDGHFVFFNNKATPDQTIVHTGDNVTGQGEGDDEQINVNLAGLPADIEKIVFPVSIYDAENRSQNFGQVRNAFIRIVNQAGGAEIARYDLSEDAATETAMVFGELYRNGAEWKFRAVGQGYASGLVGIAQDFGVNV from the coding sequence ATGGCTGTAAGCCTGTCCAAGGGCGGCAACGTCTCGCTCACCAAGGAGGCACCGGGCCTGACCGCCGTCACGGTCGGCCTCGGCTGGGACGTCCGCACCACCACGGGTACCGACTTCGACCTGGACGCCTCCGCGATCGCGGTGAACACCCAGGGCAAGGTCTACTCGGACGGCCACTTCGTCTTCTTCAACAACAAGGCGACGCCGGACCAGACCATCGTCCACACCGGTGACAACGTCACGGGCCAGGGCGAGGGCGACGACGAGCAGATCAACGTCAACCTCGCGGGCCTGCCCGCCGACATCGAGAAGATCGTCTTCCCGGTCTCGATCTACGACGCCGAGAACCGCTCGCAGAACTTCGGCCAGGTCCGCAACGCGTTCATCCGCATCGTGAACCAGGCCGGCGGCGCCGAGATCGCCCGCTACGACCTCTCCGAGGACGCGGCCACCGAGACCGCCATGGTCTTCGGCGAGCTCTACCGCAACGGCGCGGAGTGGAAGTTCCGCGCCGTCGGCCAGGGCTACGCCTCGGGCCTGGTGGGCATCGCCCAGGACTTCGGCGTCAACGTCTGA
- a CDS encoding tellurite resistance TerB family protein: MAMWDRIKDQAKNLQQTQGGRTPGAPGAPGGHGAHGSGSKSSKAQLVGLLKTQLTSLKSELKSGAYRDASMAMCALVAAADGTVDPAERQHVESLILQNDVLQNFPPDQLRQRFNKHADQLSFNFQQGKAAVMQEIAKAAKKPAEARAVVQTGFVIAGADGYVAPAEEQVLREACAALGVSPQEFGL, encoded by the coding sequence ATGGCTATGTGGGACCGGATCAAAGACCAGGCCAAGAACCTGCAGCAGACGCAGGGCGGACGCACCCCCGGTGCTCCCGGTGCCCCCGGCGGGCACGGGGCGCACGGCAGCGGGTCCAAGAGCTCCAAGGCCCAGCTCGTGGGCCTGCTCAAGACCCAGCTCACCTCGCTGAAGTCGGAGCTGAAGAGCGGCGCCTACCGCGACGCGAGCATGGCCATGTGCGCCCTGGTGGCCGCCGCCGACGGCACCGTCGACCCGGCCGAGCGCCAGCACGTCGAATCCCTCATCCTGCAGAACGACGTGTTGCAGAACTTCCCCCCGGACCAGCTCCGCCAGCGCTTCAACAAGCACGCGGACCAGCTGTCGTTCAACTTCCAGCAGGGCAAGGCGGCGGTGATGCAGGAGATCGCCAAGGCCGCGAAGAAGCCCGCGGAGGCCCGTGCGGTCGTGCAGACCGGCTTCGTCATCGCCGGCGCGGACGGCTATGTGGCCCCGGCCGAGGAGCAGGTCCTGCGCGAGGCCTGCGCGGCACTCGGCGTGTCCCCCCAGGAGTTCGGCCTCTGA
- a CDS encoding M1 family metallopeptidase: protein MIYRATAPLTKGPRRTPLALLCATALATALTACTSSGVGGTPGAAGVRDPYFPKLGNGGYDVAHYGLKIGYDPESRHLTGTADITARATKTLSAFNLDLKGLDVESVTVEGKEARFQRAGSELTVRPRDDLDRGETFRATVRYSGTPQTITDVDGAKEGWLTGEESALATGQPAGSMAWFPGNHHPVDKASYDIEVTVPKGLKAISNGELTKETTANGRTTFAWHSAEPMASYLATVVVGTYDTRTAMTESGIPVFTAIDRTLPAAKRKKVQKVLADIPDIVDWAEYNFGDYPFSSTGAVVDGRADLGYALETQTKPLFPVQDADTTTLVHELAHQWFGDSVSPKSWQDMWLNEGLATYAEWLYEEDNDGDTVEETVDAIYEDEDDEYDSVWDFPPAKQPDAESISDDPVYYRGAMVIQKIRETVGDETFYEILKGWTKKYRHANADTEDFTTYVEKHAGDDEAREELKRVWSDWLYGDGKPDER from the coding sequence GTGATCTACCGAGCCACCGCCCCCCTGACCAAGGGGCCCCGCCGCACGCCCCTCGCGCTGCTCTGCGCCACCGCCCTCGCGACCGCGCTCACCGCGTGCACGAGCAGTGGTGTCGGGGGCACTCCCGGTGCCGCGGGCGTCCGCGACCCGTACTTCCCGAAGCTCGGCAACGGCGGCTACGACGTGGCTCATTACGGCCTGAAGATCGGCTACGACCCGGAGTCGCGCCACCTCACCGGCACCGCCGACATCACGGCCCGCGCCACCAAGACGCTCAGCGCCTTCAACCTCGACCTCAAGGGCCTGGACGTCGAGTCCGTGACCGTCGAGGGCAAGGAGGCCCGCTTCCAGCGCGCGGGCAGCGAGCTGACCGTCCGCCCCCGCGACGACCTCGACCGCGGTGAGACCTTCCGGGCCACCGTCCGCTACTCCGGCACCCCGCAGACCATCACGGACGTGGACGGTGCCAAGGAGGGCTGGCTGACCGGGGAGGAGAGCGCGCTCGCGACGGGGCAGCCCGCGGGCTCGATGGCGTGGTTCCCGGGCAACCACCACCCCGTCGACAAGGCCTCGTACGACATAGAGGTCACCGTCCCCAAGGGCCTGAAGGCCATCTCCAACGGCGAGTTGACGAAGGAGACCACCGCCAACGGCCGGACCACCTTCGCCTGGCACAGCGCCGAGCCGATGGCCAGCTATCTGGCGACGGTCGTCGTCGGCACGTACGACACCAGGACGGCGATGACCGAGAGCGGCATCCCCGTCTTCACGGCGATCGACCGGACGCTGCCCGCGGCCAAGCGCAAGAAGGTCCAGAAGGTCCTCGCCGACATCCCCGACATCGTGGACTGGGCGGAGTACAACTTCGGCGACTACCCCTTCTCGTCCACCGGCGCCGTCGTCGACGGCCGCGCGGACCTCGGCTACGCCCTGGAGACCCAGACCAAGCCGCTGTTCCCCGTCCAGGACGCCGACACCACGACCCTCGTGCACGAACTGGCCCACCAGTGGTTCGGCGACTCGGTCTCGCCGAAGAGCTGGCAGGACATGTGGCTCAACGAGGGCCTGGCGACGTACGCCGAGTGGCTGTACGAGGAGGACAACGACGGCGACACCGTCGAGGAGACCGTCGACGCGATCTACGAGGACGAGGACGACGAGTACGACTCCGTCTGGGACTTCCCGCCCGCCAAGCAGCCGGACGCGGAGAGCATCTCCGACGACCCCGTCTACTACCGGGGTGCCATGGTCATCCAGAAGATCCGCGAGACCGTCGGCGACGAGACCTTCTACGAGATCCTCAAGGGCTGGACGAAGAAGTACCGCCACGCCAACGCGGACACCGAGGACTTCACCACGTACGTCGAGAAGCACGCGGGCGACGACGAGGCGCGCGAGGAGCTGAAGCGCGTGTGGTCGGACTGGCTGTACGGCGACGGCAAGCCGGACGAGCGCTGA
- a CDS encoding GlcG/HbpS family heme-binding protein, whose protein sequence is MKQLSPRARVLTAAAVLGVVGAGTFGAVSASADAPEAAAKAAVTADAGNRDLTQTTHLTVAAATKAAQATLDAAKKENQRVTVAVVDRNGNTIVTLRGDGAGPQSYESAERKAYTAVSWNAPTSELAKRLAQAPNLKDIPGTLFLAGGAPVTAKGGPVAGIGVAGAPSGDLDEKFAKAGVAALGR, encoded by the coding sequence ATGAAGCAGCTCTCGCCGCGTGCCCGCGTCCTCACCGCCGCCGCCGTCCTCGGCGTGGTCGGCGCCGGCACGTTCGGTGCCGTGTCCGCCAGCGCCGACGCCCCTGAGGCCGCCGCGAAGGCCGCCGTCACCGCCGACGCGGGCAATCGCGACCTGACGCAGACCACGCACCTCACCGTGGCCGCCGCCACGAAGGCCGCACAGGCCACCCTGGACGCGGCGAAGAAGGAGAACCAGCGCGTCACGGTCGCCGTCGTTGACCGCAACGGCAACACGATCGTCACCCTGCGCGGCGACGGCGCGGGCCCGCAGTCGTACGAGTCCGCCGAGCGCAAGGCCTACACCGCCGTCTCCTGGAACGCGCCCACCTCCGAGCTGGCCAAGCGCCTGGCGCAGGCGCCGAACCTCAAGGACATCCCCGGCACGCTGTTCCTCGCGGGCGGCGCCCCGGTCACCGCGAAGGGCGGCCCCGTCGCGGGCATCGGCGTCGCGGGCGCGCCCAGCGGCGACCTGGACGAGAAGTTCGCGAAGGCGGGCGTGGCCGCGCTCGGCCGCTGA
- a CDS encoding sensor histidine kinase: MHGGDGARAARPGVAGPEERWLAAVMHAAFFLLLAASLSRFLLRHPGEPRTPWIIALSAVLALLYVLGPVLGATPNPRRLLWLGAVVGVWVVLVILAPSYAWCAVPLFYTGLRTLPTRAALALVTVLTALVVAAQLRLADGFDPNLAFAPPAVAAVATAVFVHMQRQTARQRALIDDLLRTRRELAATERREGTLAERQRLSMEIHDTLAQGLSSQRMLLQAADRVWDTDAAAARTHVRTAESIADRGLAEARRLVHDLAPVDLAEAGPDPAYALPAALRALAGRESGAGLAVRFHPEGTPVPLTAQARSALLRIAQGALANVREHAGAGTAALTLTYLDDQVVLDVADDGRGFSPPAPGGGRAGRGHGLPAIRARAARLGGTLTVESAPGEGTVLSVVVPLGDGAAGGSHDERD; the protein is encoded by the coding sequence ATGCACGGAGGCGACGGCGCCCGGGCCGCCCGTCCAGGAGTCGCCGGGCCGGAGGAGCGGTGGCTCGCGGCCGTCATGCACGCCGCGTTCTTCCTGCTGCTCGCCGCCTCGCTCAGCCGGTTCCTGTTGCGCCACCCCGGCGAGCCCCGTACACCGTGGATCATCGCCCTCTCGGCCGTGCTCGCCCTGCTGTACGTACTCGGCCCGGTCCTGGGGGCCACGCCGAACCCGCGGCGCCTGCTGTGGCTCGGCGCGGTCGTCGGCGTCTGGGTGGTGCTCGTGATCCTCGCGCCGAGCTACGCGTGGTGCGCGGTGCCGCTGTTCTACACGGGCCTGCGGACGCTGCCGACGCGCGCGGCCCTCGCCCTCGTCACCGTCCTCACGGCCCTCGTGGTCGCGGCCCAGCTGCGGCTCGCGGACGGCTTCGACCCGAACCTGGCGTTCGCGCCGCCCGCCGTGGCGGCCGTGGCGACGGCGGTCTTCGTCCACATGCAGCGGCAGACCGCGCGGCAGCGCGCCCTCATCGACGACCTGCTGCGCACCCGGCGCGAGCTCGCCGCCACCGAGCGGCGCGAGGGCACGCTCGCCGAGCGGCAGCGCCTGTCCATGGAGATCCACGACACGCTGGCCCAGGGCCTGTCCAGCCAGCGGATGCTGCTCCAGGCGGCGGACCGGGTGTGGGACACGGACGCGGCGGCTGCCCGCACCCACGTCCGCACCGCCGAGTCCATCGCCGACCGCGGCCTCGCCGAGGCCCGCCGCCTCGTCCACGACCTGGCACCGGTGGACCTGGCGGAGGCGGGCCCCGATCCGGCGTACGCGCTGCCCGCGGCGCTCCGGGCACTGGCGGGGCGGGAGTCGGGGGCGGGCCTGGCGGTGCGCTTCCACCCCGAGGGCACCCCGGTCCCGCTGACGGCGCAGGCCCGCTCGGCGCTGCTGCGGATCGCGCAGGGCGCCCTCGCGAACGTACGGGAGCACGCCGGGGCGGGGACGGCCGCGCTGACCCTGACGTACCTCGACGACCAGGTGGTGCTCGACGTGGCGGACGACGGCCGCGGGTTCTCGCCACCGGCGCCCGGCGGCGGGCGGGCCGGGCGCGGGCACGGCCTCCCCGCGATCCGCGCACGGGCGGCGCGGCTGGGCGGGACGCTGACGGTGGAGTCGGCACCCGGTGAGGGGACGGTGCTCTCGGTGGTGGTTCCGCTGGGGGACGGCGCGGCTGGAGGGAGCCACGATGAACGCGACTGA
- a CDS encoding response regulator codes for MNATEGPEGPAPDDPGGTAPVRLLVCDDHAVVRAGLLALLGSAPAVEVVGEAGSGEEAVALAAKLRPDVVLMDLQLGPGMDGVEATRRITAAAGGGRPHVLVLTTYDTDADITRAIEAGATGYLLKAERPDELFSAIRAAACGRTALSPPVASRVMARMREPRAGLTPRERDILGQLARGLGNREIARALFISEATVKTHLGRIYDKLGVETRAGAVAVAKEQRLL; via the coding sequence ATGAACGCGACTGAGGGCCCTGAGGGCCCGGCCCCGGACGACCCGGGCGGCACCGCGCCGGTGCGGCTCCTGGTCTGCGACGACCACGCCGTCGTCCGGGCGGGCCTGCTCGCCCTGCTCGGCAGCGCCCCGGCCGTCGAGGTGGTCGGCGAGGCGGGTTCCGGCGAGGAGGCCGTGGCCCTCGCCGCGAAACTGCGGCCGGATGTCGTCCTCATGGACCTCCAGCTCGGCCCCGGAATGGACGGCGTGGAGGCGACGCGGCGGATCACGGCGGCGGCCGGGGGCGGGCGGCCGCACGTCCTCGTGCTCACCACGTACGACACCGACGCCGACATCACCCGCGCGATCGAGGCGGGCGCCACCGGCTATCTGCTCAAGGCCGAGCGGCCCGACGAACTGTTCTCGGCGATCCGCGCCGCCGCGTGCGGGCGCACCGCGCTCTCGCCGCCGGTCGCGTCCCGCGTGATGGCCCGCATGCGGGAGCCCCGGGCGGGGCTCACCCCGCGCGAGCGCGACATCCTGGGCCAGCTGGCCCGGGGGCTCGGCAACCGGGAGATCGCCCGGGCGCTGTTCATCAGCGAGGCCACGGTGAAGACGCACCTGGGGCGCATCTACGACAAGCTCGGCGTCGAGACCCGCGCGGGGGCGGTGGCCGTGGCCAAGGAACAGCGCCTCCTCTAG
- a CDS encoding NAD(P)-binding protein codes for MARATSSRTRPASPTVTVVGGGFAGLTAAIAAAEGGARVTVHEAHHTLGGRARTSEGTYRTNEGPHALYNGGPHWTWLKQRDLIGELAPLPPLEGTRLRLRHRGALRRTPPLGMLRLLRRAPEQAPVDEDFLTWASREVGQDAARAAAHYTAVALFHHDPGALSARFVHTRLRRAAKLPPEAHYPLGGWGAVVDRMAARAWNLGVRVETLARVDDIAEQARRGPVIVATSLDAARRLLKDEGLTWQSGRTALVDVALRSRRGDLFALSDLDGTGWVERFTAQDRTLAPEGQQLIQGQLPLAPHESKADGVRGAEELLDLGFRDWRERVTWRRSAVANGRTGAVDRPGTTWRDRPAVDRGDGVFLVGDQVAAPGLLSEVSFNSAIEAVSLALTGTGRLATTTPWVDLKSA; via the coding sequence ATGGCCCGCGCCACCAGCTCCCGTACTCGTCCGGCCTCCCCCACCGTCACCGTCGTCGGCGGCGGCTTCGCGGGACTCACCGCCGCCATCGCCGCCGCCGAGGGCGGAGCCCGGGTCACCGTGCACGAGGCGCACCACACCCTCGGCGGCCGCGCCCGCACCTCGGAGGGCACGTACAGGACGAACGAGGGCCCGCACGCGCTCTACAACGGCGGCCCGCACTGGACCTGGCTCAAGCAGCGCGACCTGATCGGCGAGCTGGCGCCGCTGCCGCCCCTGGAAGGCACCCGGCTGCGCCTTCGCCACCGGGGCGCGCTGCGCCGCACCCCGCCCCTGGGGATGCTGCGGCTGCTGCGCCGGGCGCCGGAACAGGCCCCGGTCGACGAGGACTTCCTGACCTGGGCGAGCCGCGAGGTGGGGCAGGACGCCGCCCGCGCCGCCGCCCACTACACCGCCGTGGCCCTCTTCCACCACGACCCGGGCGCGCTGTCCGCCCGCTTCGTGCACACCCGGCTCCGCCGGGCCGCCAAGCTGCCCCCGGAGGCCCACTACCCGCTGGGCGGCTGGGGCGCGGTCGTCGACCGGATGGCCGCCCGCGCCTGGAACCTGGGCGTCCGGGTGGAGACCCTGGCCCGCGTCGACGACATCGCGGAGCAGGCGCGGCGCGGCCCCGTCATCGTCGCCACCTCGCTCGACGCCGCGCGGCGGCTCCTGAAGGACGAGGGGCTGACGTGGCAGAGCGGGCGCACGGCCCTGGTGGACGTGGCGCTGCGCTCGCGCAGGGGCGATCTGTTCGCGCTCTCGGACCTGGACGGCACGGGCTGGGTGGAGCGCTTCACCGCCCAGGACCGCACGCTCGCCCCCGAGGGGCAGCAGCTGATCCAGGGCCAGCTCCCGCTCGCCCCGCACGAGTCGAAGGCGGACGGCGTCAGGGGCGCGGAGGAACTGCTCGACCTGGGCTTCCGTGACTGGCGCGAGCGCGTGACCTGGCGCCGCTCGGCGGTGGCGAACGGCCGCACGGGCGCCGTCGACCGGCCGGGCACCACCTGGCGCGACCGGCCCGCGGTGGACCGGGGCGACGGCGTCTTCCTGGTGGGCGACCAGGTGGCGGCGCCGGGGCTGCTCAGCGAAGTCTCCTTCAACAGCGCCATCGAGGCGGTGTCGCTCGCCCTGACCGGCACGGGCCGGCTGGCCACCACCACGCCCTGGGTTGACCTCAAGTCTGCTTGA
- a CDS encoding zinc-binding dehydrogenase, with amino-acid sequence MHAVRLHAFGPAENLTYETVEDPRPGPGQVRIAVAAAGVHLLDTSIREGEQGPLPQLPTLPTVPGREVAGTVESVGEGVDTAWAGRRVVAHIGFAPGGYAELTVTEADRLHELPDGLGFPEAVGLIGTGRTTMGILQFAELDAESVVVVPAAAGGIGTLLVQYAKHAGATVIGLAGGPAKTARVTENGADLAVDYTDPAWPDEVRAYLKGLGDGGRTATAVFDGVGGDAGRAAVDLLGPGGTHLVFGWSEKKGPVTLTEEELAARGITQISPLGAAMLEKAGGDNPVRTLELAALHAHEGGYFTPAVQTFPLADAAAAHRALESRATTGKVVLIP; translated from the coding sequence ATGCACGCCGTCCGTCTGCACGCCTTCGGCCCCGCCGAGAACCTCACGTACGAGACCGTCGAGGACCCGCGCCCTGGCCCCGGCCAGGTGCGGATCGCCGTCGCCGCGGCCGGGGTGCACCTGCTCGACACCTCGATCCGGGAGGGCGAGCAGGGCCCGCTGCCGCAGCTGCCCACGCTGCCGACGGTGCCGGGCCGCGAGGTCGCGGGCACCGTGGAGTCCGTCGGCGAGGGCGTGGACACCGCCTGGGCAGGACGGCGCGTCGTCGCGCACATCGGCTTCGCGCCCGGCGGCTACGCCGAGCTGACCGTGACCGAGGCCGACCGGCTGCACGAACTGCCCGACGGGCTCGGCTTCCCCGAGGCCGTGGGGCTCATCGGCACGGGGCGCACGACGATGGGCATCCTGCAGTTCGCGGAGCTCGACGCCGAGTCCGTCGTCGTCGTGCCCGCCGCCGCGGGCGGCATCGGCACGCTGCTCGTGCAGTACGCCAAGCACGCCGGGGCCACGGTGATCGGGCTCGCGGGCGGCCCCGCCAAGACGGCCCGCGTCACGGAGAACGGCGCCGACCTGGCCGTCGACTACACCGACCCGGCCTGGCCCGACGAGGTCCGCGCGTATCTGAAGGGCCTCGGCGACGGCGGCCGCACCGCGACCGCGGTCTTCGACGGGGTGGGCGGCGACGCGGGCCGGGCCGCCGTGGACCTGCTCGGACCCGGCGGTACGCACCTCGTCTTCGGCTGGTCGGAGAAGAAGGGCCCGGTGACCCTCACCGAGGAGGAGCTCGCCGCGCGCGGCATCACGCAGATCAGCCCGCTCGGCGCGGCCATGCTGGAGAAGGCGGGCGGCGACAACCCCGTCCGCACCCTGGAGCTGGCCGCCCTGCACGCCCACGAGGGCGGGTACTTCACGCCCGCCGTGCAGACCTTCCCGCTCGCCGACGCGGCCGCGGCGCACCGCGCCCTGGAATCCCGCGCCACGACGGGCAAGGTGGTCCTGATCCCCTGA